The proteins below come from a single Chitinophaga pinensis DSM 2588 genomic window:
- a CDS encoding helix-turn-helix domain-containing protein — protein sequence MHLFIKNMVCNRCILVVQQELDKLEIPYSRIQLGDVEMETAPSEAKLDALGRQLHALGFEVLDDKKDALIEKIKTTIIRLIHGNDNEMLNTKLSVVLQEALDVDYHYLSTLFSSTEGLTIEKYVILQRIERVKELLHYDEMNLSEIADSMGYSSVQHLSQQFKKITGLTPSGYRQLKHNDRKPLDKV from the coding sequence ATGCATCTGTTTATAAAAAACATGGTTTGTAATCGCTGTATTCTGGTAGTACAGCAGGAGTTGGATAAACTGGAGATACCTTATTCACGCATTCAGCTGGGAGATGTGGAGATGGAAACGGCGCCTTCTGAGGCGAAACTGGACGCCCTGGGCCGGCAACTGCATGCACTTGGCTTTGAAGTACTGGATGACAAGAAAGACGCTTTAATAGAGAAAATAAAGACAACTATTATCCGCCTGATCCATGGCAATGACAACGAGATGCTGAACACGAAGTTGTCAGTTGTGCTGCAGGAAGCCCTTGACGTTGATTATCATTATCTGTCAACACTGTTTTCTTCAACAGAGGGACTGACGATCGAGAAATATGTAATTTTACAACGTATAGAACGTGTGAAAGAACTGTTGCATTATGATGAGATGAATCTCAGCGAAATCGCCGACAGTATGGGATATAGCAGTGTGCAGCATTTGTCTCAGCAGTTTAAGAAGATTACGGGTCTGACGCCAAGTGGCTACAGACAGCTAAAGCATAATGACAGAAAGCCACTCGATAAAGTGTGA
- a CDS encoding alpha-2-macroglobulin family protein: protein MKNLTLLLLLIISISAAAQHPLSQGRRTSEYDYLYQLTDNEAIKITGKGQQQIIAACLHTLKDSVLHGSPLPENLLPGNYLRVCAKDDHLEAAFVPINNIAVKFGLNWRDLMVILHDQQGALIRDAEVRIGKNKLPYDAQTQTWRKEKYNKQELLQIYYKGVLNCIPLSRVINRYAKRRRPNIIQRLKYNNPRVRSDYYNTQNNRYRYGSYIAFNKPAYKPGDTVKFKGFLSNKKGFAYNKKVLVRLVDKDFDVDTILTAIMPATPGNYHYQFVLSPALIEQLDLTLDRTYRISFETPESRKYDLNNYDGDLTDEEYAAKRTILLQGSFKLEEYELQQLTFSARADKSTHKAGDPLSVYLSAKDENDLPVMDGKICLYVELKSIGKMYENIVVPDTLWQYSGGLDILGETRIMLPDSIFPKADLTYRITCVFTNSNNERKTNILTATYAYNNSGFNFRTSHDTLHITRLIPASGTENVLIAALNQRNDTIGKYYRPLPAAIKLSPFSDHYAVISRNTVEHYVVDANLPDISLLSNWHDDIAGIQVQNPLQLPLWYTIISGKKIVERGYSDSLHWQGSTKHNKQYYVYVNYIWKNKIMQKGEALQDPGGRLHVAVTTPRTVYPGQTTDINIHVTDKYQRPVAGADLTAFGYTSKFWGNTDIAISAFGLQTKKRKLYPMVDSSSHALHPSAFLTLDWLTYRKKMGLDTLPFFRFTHPDSVFTFTEPTPDSVTQIAPYVFSEGHMQAAEILEIDGMPVYYTRSFPSRPYSFAVTPGKHSIGIRTLYQSIRFDMVAQKGVKTFISINSAIQLPGYAVERVPYSLTTYEMATLDRYMLRLENTFTPDDQVYIRQQSQFYEVNNIIAAPEYRWRDLLIGPMTKADALLIKKNSFIQSFTPEPGYLFDIREGFVKEKEQKEDLADIYENVTRDTSLSSLALTGKLVDSMIRKHQDEMLLTISKQFTRAYKDRSDSRVQISFGQQEQKLSNSIQQFLFFRYDSSSTVRAFGPDKRQFTDMHPGYYKMIILLNDNRYLLQDSLFLRSGVLHGYLFDTLPILAADNSSKRLDTLLRKALTIPGVKQSVIETYIRQFNTAKSKDTTSVWITGIVQDEHFYPVQWASVKIAGSKTGIATDENGRFSIRVMKEETLDISFVGYEMVSIPVTDATDYVITMHQSSNRMQEVVVTALGIKREQKALGYAVSTITSEQITNIHYRNFAEALQGKAAGVHITIAPSSHEIILETQGEEALPDMNELPQGIPAYSLRSNFRDDAFWQPALLTDANGNASFKVTYPDDITKWQTTVIAMSGKKQAGINQMAIRSFKTLTGTLAIPTFTVNGDSVLVIGKALNYASDSMNINRSFFVNNNLLKHANGYLTNAIIDTVPVVINTTDSIQFRYTVEKEGYMDGEERKIPVIERGTTETKDLFTALRNDTSFTYTPAYHSPLVVHAVSAVLPILTDEIEQVENYKYLCNEQLASKLKAFLLEKKIAASLHKDFGKNKDIKRIIDKLNQQKNQGMWGWWRESPASLWITRHVTEAMIMAETQGYKTDLNKESIINLLTRELTATRCNDSIGYMLLLSQLNASIDYKSNIDSLIARSGKNGYDTIRLTLLQQQTGLPVDLSTLLSRQQQTVFGNTFWGKDTVHLFNNSIQSTLQMYKILRHAGGHDALLQSIRAYFLEQRQTGHWRNTYESAQILETILPDVMQEEAQSAATVDINGKKITQFPYTDTVTAGDITIRKQGKTPVYFTAYQQFFNKAPEKIAGLFDVTSVFADANTTLATLEAGKPVTLTVTVYAKQTADYVLVEIPIPAGCSYADKSGQWSNNEVHREHFKEKVGIFCTQLTAGKHTFTVSLLPRYTGKYYLNPAKAEMQYFPVFMGREALKQVYIH from the coding sequence TTGAAAAATTTAACGCTGTTATTGTTGCTGATAATATCTATTTCAGCGGCAGCGCAACATCCTCTATCCCAGGGACGCCGTACAAGCGAATACGACTACCTGTATCAGCTGACTGATAATGAAGCAATAAAGATCACAGGGAAGGGACAGCAGCAAATCATAGCTGCCTGTCTGCATACCTTGAAAGATTCCGTGCTGCACGGCAGTCCGCTTCCTGAAAACCTTCTTCCGGGCAACTACCTGCGGGTCTGTGCAAAGGATGATCACCTCGAAGCTGCTTTCGTTCCTATTAACAATATAGCCGTAAAATTCGGCCTCAACTGGCGGGACCTGATGGTCATCTTACACGATCAGCAGGGAGCACTGATCAGAGATGCGGAAGTCCGCATCGGCAAAAACAAACTACCATATGACGCGCAGACGCAAACATGGCGCAAGGAAAAATACAACAAGCAGGAATTATTACAGATATACTATAAGGGCGTATTGAACTGCATCCCCTTAAGCCGGGTTATCAATCGTTATGCTAAAAGAAGGCGTCCGAACATCATTCAACGTTTAAAATACAATAACCCACGTGTCAGGTCTGATTACTACAACACACAAAATAATCGATACAGGTATGGGAGCTACATCGCATTCAATAAACCTGCTTATAAACCCGGTGATACGGTAAAATTCAAAGGATTTCTGAGCAACAAAAAAGGATTCGCATACAATAAGAAGGTGCTGGTAAGGCTGGTAGACAAGGATTTCGATGTGGATACGATATTAACTGCCATTATGCCGGCAACACCTGGCAACTATCACTATCAGTTTGTGTTATCTCCGGCACTGATTGAACAACTTGATTTAACACTCGATCGCACTTACCGCATTTCTTTTGAAACGCCTGAAAGCCGCAAATATGATCTTAATAATTACGATGGAGATCTCACAGATGAAGAATATGCAGCCAAACGGACTATTCTGCTCCAGGGAAGTTTCAAACTGGAAGAATACGAGCTGCAACAACTTACCTTCTCTGCAAGAGCAGATAAGTCTACACATAAAGCAGGTGATCCGCTTTCTGTATATCTCAGCGCAAAAGATGAAAATGACCTGCCGGTAATGGATGGCAAGATCTGTTTGTATGTCGAATTGAAGAGTATAGGAAAAATGTATGAGAATATAGTAGTTCCTGACACACTGTGGCAATATAGCGGAGGCCTGGATATATTGGGAGAAACCAGGATCATGCTGCCTGATAGCATATTTCCCAAAGCAGATCTGACATATAGGATCACATGCGTCTTCACAAACAGTAATAATGAACGGAAAACGAATATCCTCACGGCAACATATGCTTACAATAACAGCGGTTTTAATTTCCGGACCAGTCATGATACGCTGCATATTACACGGCTTATACCTGCATCAGGTACAGAGAATGTATTGATCGCTGCGCTCAACCAGCGAAATGATACAATCGGAAAATATTACAGACCGCTGCCTGCAGCAATAAAACTTTCTCCATTTTCGGACCATTATGCGGTCATCAGCAGAAATACTGTTGAACATTATGTGGTTGATGCAAACTTACCGGACATCAGCCTGCTCAGCAACTGGCATGACGATATCGCCGGGATACAGGTACAAAATCCCTTACAACTACCTTTATGGTATACGATCATAAGCGGGAAAAAGATAGTTGAACGCGGTTATAGTGATTCCCTTCACTGGCAGGGATCTACAAAACATAACAAGCAATATTACGTGTACGTCAATTACATATGGAAGAACAAAATAATGCAGAAAGGGGAAGCGTTACAAGATCCGGGAGGAAGACTGCATGTCGCAGTAACGACACCCCGCACCGTCTACCCCGGACAAACAACTGACATAAACATCCACGTAACTGACAAGTACCAGCGACCTGTAGCCGGCGCAGATCTGACGGCATTTGGGTATACCAGTAAATTCTGGGGAAACACGGATATCGCGATCAGTGCTTTCGGACTACAAACAAAAAAAAGAAAGCTGTATCCTATGGTAGATAGTTCCTCTCATGCTTTGCATCCTTCCGCTTTTCTGACACTTGATTGGCTGACGTACAGAAAGAAAATGGGACTGGATACACTGCCATTCTTCAGGTTTACACACCCGGACAGCGTTTTCACATTTACAGAGCCGACTCCTGACAGTGTCACACAGATAGCTCCCTATGTATTTTCAGAAGGGCATATGCAGGCAGCTGAAATACTGGAGATAGACGGGATGCCCGTTTATTACACACGGTCATTCCCTTCACGCCCTTACAGCTTTGCCGTAACCCCAGGTAAACACAGTATCGGGATACGGACACTCTATCAATCTATCCGTTTTGATATGGTGGCACAAAAGGGAGTAAAAACATTTATAAGTATTAACAGTGCCATACAGCTGCCAGGATATGCCGTGGAGCGGGTACCTTATTCTCTGACAACCTATGAAATGGCTACGCTTGACCGGTATATGCTGCGACTGGAAAATACATTTACGCCTGATGATCAGGTATACATCCGGCAGCAAAGTCAATTCTATGAAGTAAATAACATTATTGCAGCCCCTGAATATCGCTGGCGGGATTTATTAATCGGCCCTATGACAAAAGCAGATGCTTTACTCATCAAGAAAAATAGTTTCATCCAGTCATTTACGCCGGAACCGGGTTATCTGTTTGACATCAGGGAAGGCTTTGTCAAAGAAAAAGAACAAAAAGAGGATCTGGCTGACATCTATGAAAATGTAACCCGCGACACAAGTTTATCGTCGCTGGCACTGACAGGAAAACTGGTAGATAGCATGATAAGGAAACATCAGGATGAAATGCTCCTTACTATCAGCAAACAATTCACCCGGGCCTATAAAGACCGTTCCGACAGCAGGGTCCAGATCAGTTTCGGGCAGCAGGAACAGAAATTGTCCAACAGCATACAACAGTTCCTTTTCTTCAGATATGACAGTTCATCAACGGTACGTGCTTTCGGCCCTGACAAAAGACAGTTCACTGACATGCATCCCGGATATTACAAGATGATCATCCTGCTGAATGATAACAGATATCTGCTCCAGGATAGTCTGTTTCTGAGATCCGGCGTCCTGCATGGTTATTTGTTTGACACACTACCTATCCTTGCTGCCGATAATAGCAGCAAAAGACTGGATACACTCCTGAGAAAAGCGCTGACGATTCCCGGGGTAAAACAATCTGTTATCGAAACCTATATCAGACAGTTCAATACAGCTAAGTCAAAAGACACTACCTCCGTATGGATTACCGGTATAGTACAGGATGAACATTTCTATCCGGTACAGTGGGCAAGTGTAAAAATAGCTGGCAGTAAAACCGGTATAGCTACTGATGAAAACGGACGCTTTAGTATACGGGTGATGAAAGAAGAAACACTTGACATCAGTTTTGTCGGCTATGAAATGGTGAGCATCCCGGTCACTGATGCCACTGATTATGTCATAACAATGCATCAAAGTTCAAACAGGATGCAGGAAGTCGTTGTAACGGCGCTAGGTATAAAAAGGGAACAGAAAGCATTGGGATATGCTGTAAGTACTATTACTTCTGAACAGATCACAAACATACACTACCGGAACTTTGCAGAAGCGTTACAAGGTAAAGCAGCCGGCGTGCATATCACAATAGCCCCATCATCCCATGAAATAATACTGGAAACACAAGGCGAAGAAGCGCTTCCTGATATGAACGAATTACCCCAGGGAATACCCGCTTACAGCCTGCGCAGTAATTTCAGAGACGACGCATTCTGGCAACCTGCACTACTGACGGATGCCAACGGTAATGCTTCTTTTAAAGTGACTTACCCTGATGACATCACTAAATGGCAAACAACTGTTATCGCCATGTCAGGTAAGAAACAAGCAGGCATAAATCAAATGGCTATCCGCTCTTTCAAAACGTTAACTGGCACACTCGCCATTCCTACCTTTACTGTCAATGGCGATTCCGTACTGGTGATCGGAAAAGCACTGAATTACGCGTCAGACAGTATGAATATCAACAGATCCTTCTTTGTCAATAACAATCTCCTGAAACATGCCAATGGCTATCTGACAAATGCCATCATTGATACGGTGCCGGTAGTGATCAATACTACGGATAGCATCCAGTTCAGGTACACGGTCGAAAAAGAAGGCTACATGGACGGAGAAGAACGAAAAATCCCTGTTATAGAACGTGGAACGACAGAGACAAAGGACCTCTTTACCGCGCTGCGGAATGATACCTCCTTTACATATACACCGGCTTATCATTCACCATTGGTCGTCCACGCAGTATCTGCCGTACTACCCATACTGACAGATGAAATAGAACAGGTGGAAAATTATAAATACCTGTGCAACGAGCAACTGGCATCAAAACTGAAAGCATTCCTGCTGGAAAAGAAGATAGCTGCTTCTCTTCACAAAGACTTCGGAAAAAACAAGGATATCAAACGCATTATCGATAAATTAAACCAGCAAAAGAATCAGGGCATGTGGGGTTGGTGGAGAGAATCCCCTGCATCACTCTGGATCACCAGACATGTAACAGAGGCTATGATAATGGCAGAGACACAGGGTTACAAGACGGATCTCAATAAAGAAAGTATCATCAACCTGCTCACCAGGGAACTGACAGCTACCAGGTGTAATGACAGTATTGGCTACATGCTTTTATTGTCACAGCTAAATGCCAGCATTGATTACAAATCCAATATTGACAGCCTGATTGCCCGGTCGGGTAAAAATGGCTACGATACGATCAGACTGACCTTACTGCAACAACAAACAGGCCTCCCTGTTGATCTGTCCACACTGCTTTCCCGCCAACAGCAGACCGTCTTCGGTAATACCTTCTGGGGGAAAGATACTGTTCATCTATTCAATAACAGTATCCAGTCTACTTTACAGATGTACAAAATACTCCGTCATGCAGGTGGTCATGATGCACTGCTGCAAAGCATAAGAGCTTACTTCCTGGAACAACGCCAAACTGGTCATTGGCGGAATACCTATGAATCGGCACAAATACTGGAAACCATCCTGCCGGATGTCATGCAGGAAGAAGCACAATCAGCCGCCACAGTCGATATCAACGGGAAAAAGATCACTCAATTCCCGTATACAGATACTGTCACTGCCGGGGATATCACCATTCGTAAACAAGGCAAAACACCGGTCTATTTCACCGCTTATCAGCAGTTCTTTAATAAAGCACCGGAAAAGATCGCGGGGCTGTTTGATGTGACGTCCGTTTTCGCTGATGCCAATACCACTTTGGCAACCCTGGAAGCAGGTAAACCTGTTACACTGACCGTCACTGTTTATGCAAAGCAAACAGCCGATTATGTACTCGTGGAAATACCTATCCCTGCCGGTTGTTCCTATGCAGACAAATCCGGGCAATGGAGCAACAATGAAGTACACCGCGAACACTTCAAGGAAAAGGTCGGCATTTTCTGTACGCAGCTAACAGCAGGTAAACACACTTTTACCGTTTCCCTGCTCCCCCGCTATACCGGAAAATACTATCTCAATCCGGCCAAAGCGGAAATGCAATATTTCCCGGTATTTATGGGACGCGAGGCTTTGAAACAAGTTTATATTCACTAA
- a CDS encoding response regulator, giving the protein MNAILQQELNRLTELAALVCNVQVATISISDDQQPSVVIAHGIAITVPEASFHRTYDLQDNTGRMLGTLTLSDTRSLQWDRGQEKAIALLVQEIVSHITDHYHYEELLDSERNFRAFFENSHGLMCTHDLEGRLLSVNNACAAILGYTCEEMKDMTLADIVPAQYENELHAYLKKIGTEGKAHGLMITIHKDGTMGSVLFNNVLFRNLKGESYVIGNAIDVTERQVLERDLKRTREILERTSQMSRIGGWEADLVNRELFWSDVTKAIHEVPGNFQPTMATAIGFYKEGDNREAISEALRISVETGEAWDLQLQIITAKGQEKWVRAIGNAEFENGKCKRLYGTFQDISATKEAEHQLILQKSNLAAAKQQAEQANMAKSEFLANMSHEIRTPLNGVIGFTELVLKTDLNETQHQYLSIVNQSANALLSIINDILDFSKIESGKLELDIDKYDLYEFSSQVSDIVSYQAQHKGLEMLLNVSTQLPRFAWFDEVRLKQILINLLGNAVKFTSNGEIELKVHPLEFLEDDKAKIRFEVRDTGIGIKPEKQLKIFEAFRQEDASTTKKYGGTGLGLTISNKLLALMGSELHIESGVSQGSTFYFDIVLTTVEAPAENQDNLERIKDVLIVDDNDNNRHILKEMLQMKGISCTEARSGFDALELLSANDGYDIILMDYHMPYMDGLETVRKMRHHFGMKPREQGIVLLHSSSDDERIITACEQLGIGQRMVKPIKIHELYNSLSLLINKEKRKRHQQEQQAEQWIGGRLNILIVEDNPINMLLATTVVKRIAHDARIYEAQDGIDAIRICRAQLPDLILMDIQMPIMNGYEATGRIREIKGGQRIPIIALTAGNLKGEREKCMEAGMNDFISKPLIQEKLMELFRKWLTVPVEEEPVHLTTVREVKEEHFNIATLETYLMGEDRAVLKQLLKLTIDELKSAISELQSAAAAVDIRKINRIGHKIRGTSQIIGLSKLSRIADELDMLTVKHEPEFSQLMEAMQLESLLTIQLMEEQIATYG; this is encoded by the coding sequence TTGAATGCAATACTACAGCAGGAATTAAATAGATTGACTGAATTAGCGGCTTTGGTTTGCAATGTACAGGTAGCAACGATCTCTATCAGTGATGATCAACAGCCATCCGTTGTCATTGCACATGGCATTGCTATAACCGTACCTGAAGCTTCATTCCATCGTACATACGATCTGCAGGACAATACCGGGCGTATGCTGGGTACCCTTACGCTTAGCGATACCCGTTCACTTCAGTGGGACCGTGGCCAGGAAAAGGCAATCGCCTTGCTGGTCCAGGAGATCGTCTCTCATATTACAGATCATTATCATTATGAGGAATTGCTGGATAGCGAGCGCAATTTCAGGGCTTTCTTTGAGAATTCTCATGGTTTGATGTGTACACACGACCTGGAAGGCAGGTTACTAAGCGTAAATAATGCCTGTGCAGCTATATTGGGTTATACCTGCGAGGAAATGAAGGACATGACCTTGGCCGACATCGTTCCTGCCCAATATGAAAATGAGCTCCATGCTTATCTGAAGAAAATCGGTACGGAAGGGAAAGCGCATGGTCTCATGATTACCATTCATAAAGATGGGACCATGGGCTCTGTATTGTTCAACAATGTGCTGTTCAGGAATCTCAAGGGGGAATCTTATGTGATCGGCAACGCCATTGATGTAACGGAAAGGCAGGTATTGGAAAGAGACCTCAAGCGTACCCGTGAGATACTGGAACGTACCAGCCAGATGTCCCGTATCGGGGGATGGGAAGCTGACCTGGTGAACCGGGAACTGTTCTGGTCTGACGTCACAAAGGCTATTCACGAGGTACCTGGTAATTTTCAGCCAACCATGGCCACGGCCATCGGTTTTTATAAAGAAGGGGATAACCGGGAGGCTATTTCAGAAGCGCTCCGCATTAGTGTGGAAACAGGGGAAGCCTGGGATCTGCAGTTGCAGATCATCACTGCGAAAGGACAGGAGAAATGGGTCAGGGCGATTGGTAACGCTGAATTTGAAAACGGCAAATGTAAACGTCTGTATGGCACCTTCCAGGATATATCTGCTACCAAAGAAGCGGAACACCAGCTGATCCTGCAGAAGTCCAATCTGGCCGCCGCCAAGCAACAGGCGGAGCAGGCGAATATGGCCAAATCAGAATTCCTGGCCAATATGAGCCATGAGATCCGGACGCCTCTAAACGGTGTGATCGGGTTTACCGAACTGGTTTTAAAGACTGATCTGAATGAAACACAGCACCAGTATCTGTCTATCGTCAACCAGTCGGCCAACGCCCTGCTGAGCATCATCAATGATATCCTGGATTTTTCTAAAATAGAATCCGGTAAACTCGAACTGGATATTGACAAATACGATCTATATGAATTCAGCAGCCAGGTAAGTGATATCGTCAGTTATCAGGCCCAGCACAAAGGTCTGGAGATGTTGCTGAATGTATCCACACAATTACCCCGGTTTGCCTGGTTTGATGAAGTCCGCCTGAAACAGATCCTCATTAATCTCCTGGGAAATGCGGTTAAATTCACCAGTAACGGAGAGATCGAATTAAAGGTACATCCCCTGGAATTCCTGGAAGACGACAAAGCAAAAATACGCTTTGAAGTAAGGGATACCGGTATCGGTATCAAACCGGAAAAGCAGCTGAAGATATTTGAAGCCTTCCGCCAGGAAGATGCTTCCACCACGAAAAAATACGGTGGTACCGGATTAGGACTGACCATCTCCAATAAGCTGCTGGCACTGATGGGAAGCGAACTACACATTGAAAGCGGTGTTAGTCAGGGTAGTACTTTTTATTTTGATATTGTATTAACCACGGTAGAAGCGCCCGCCGAAAACCAGGATAACCTGGAACGTATCAAAGACGTCCTGATCGTAGATGATAATGACAACAACCGTCATATCCTGAAGGAGATGTTACAGATGAAAGGGATCTCCTGTACGGAGGCCCGTAGCGGATTTGACGCACTGGAATTATTATCGGCCAATGATGGTTATGACATCATCCTTATGGATTATCACATGCCGTATATGGACGGACTGGAAACTGTCAGAAAGATGCGACATCATTTCGGTATGAAACCCCGTGAACAGGGCATTGTACTGTTGCATAGCTCTTCTGATGATGAACGGATCATTACCGCCTGTGAGCAATTAGGTATCGGACAACGGATGGTGAAACCGATTAAAATTCATGAATTATATAATAGTCTTTCCTTACTGATCAATAAAGAAAAGCGAAAACGCCACCAGCAGGAACAGCAAGCAGAACAATGGATTGGTGGCCGTTTAAATATCCTGATTGTGGAGGATAATCCGATTAATATGTTGCTGGCGACCACCGTCGTTAAACGTATCGCACATGATGCCCGTATTTATGAGGCACAGGATGGTATAGACGCTATCCGGATCTGCCGCGCACAATTGCCTGATCTGATCCTCATGGATATACAGATGCCTATCATGAATGGTTATGAAGCAACAGGCCGCATCCGCGAGATCAAAGGAGGACAGCGTATACCCATTATTGCATTGACCGCCGGTAACCTGAAAGGAGAAAGAGAAAAGTGTATGGAGGCGGGTATGAATGACTTTATTTCCAAGCCGCTTATACAGGAGAAACTGATGGAACTCTTCCGGAAATGGCTGACCGTTCCAGTGGAAGAAGAACCCGTGCATCTCACTACTGTCAGGGAAGTGAAAGAAGAGCATTTCAATATTGCTACCTTAGAGACATACCTGATGGGAGAGGACAGGGCGGTATTAAAACAGTTGCTAAAACTGACGATCGATGAATTGAAATCGGCGATATCAGAATTACAGTCGGCAGCAGCAGCGGTAGATATCCGCAAGATCAACCGTATCGGGCATAAGATACGTGGTACCTCTCAGATCATAGGTTTGAGTAAATTATCGCGTATTGCTGATGAGCTGGATATGCTGACGGTGAAACATGAGCCGGAATTCAGTCAGCTGATGGAAGCAATGCAGCTGGAATCTTTGCTGACGATTCAGTTGATGGAAGAGCAGATTGCAACCTATGGGTAA
- a CDS encoding lycopene cyclase family protein yields MEHFDYIIAGAGCAGRSLAVHLIHARKLAGKKVLLVEDIEDKEHRQHWCFWEKDPGLFDEIVSHYWAKLSFTGSEGHQVLDIAPYHYKMITADRFYDYTQKLITSAPNVTVRKGLIGKVFNTRGKSAVIIDGQRFTAEYVFKSGQPPLASDAAESNLIRSFKSWQVETVTPCFDPDMATLMDFKAVSLDDSGFFYTLPYSSTRAVITYTLIAEEIPGEEMYDMVLQRYMRQELQCSLYSISHSETGHIPLYEYARNSVDDRIIYLGTGAYDIKASGGHAFRFIQRHSQHIAQRLLDGEHPATGGIRFDRFSFYNSIFLRLLALPGVSLKGLFSRLFQRNAPATILKFLDHETSCWEELRIFTTLHKRAFATEIFKKLKGQISSTAKSF; encoded by the coding sequence ATGGAACATTTCGACTACATCATTGCCGGCGCCGGATGCGCTGGAAGAAGCCTGGCTGTACATCTTATTCATGCCCGCAAACTGGCGGGTAAAAAAGTTCTTCTGGTAGAAGATATTGAAGACAAGGAACACCGGCAGCATTGGTGTTTCTGGGAAAAGGATCCCGGTCTGTTTGACGAGATTGTCTCTCACTACTGGGCTAAACTATCATTTACGGGTAGTGAGGGCCATCAGGTGCTAGACATCGCTCCCTATCATTATAAAATGATTACTGCCGACCGCTTTTACGATTATACCCAAAAGCTCATTACATCAGCTCCCAATGTAACGGTCCGGAAAGGGTTGATAGGGAAAGTTTTTAACACACGGGGAAAATCGGCAGTGATTATCGACGGACAACGTTTTACAGCGGAATATGTGTTTAAAAGTGGTCAGCCTCCGCTGGCGTCAGACGCTGCGGAGAGCAACCTGATCCGGTCTTTTAAAAGCTGGCAGGTGGAGACCGTCACACCTTGTTTTGACCCGGATATGGCCACCCTGATGGATTTTAAGGCGGTGTCATTAGACGATAGCGGTTTCTTTTATACCCTGCCATATTCCTCTACGAGAGCAGTGATAACGTATACACTTATTGCGGAGGAAATACCTGGTGAGGAGATGTACGATATGGTGTTACAGCGCTATATGCGACAGGAATTACAATGTAGCCTTTATAGCATCAGTCATTCAGAGACCGGGCATATACCCCTGTATGAATATGCCCGTAACAGTGTCGATGACAGGATTATCTATCTCGGTACCGGCGCTTATGATATCAAAGCTTCCGGCGGTCACGCGTTCCGCTTTATACAACGGCACTCGCAACATATCGCCCAGCGGCTCCTGGATGGGGAGCATCCTGCTACCGGCGGCATCCGTTTTGATCGTTTTAGTTTTTATAACAGCATCTTTCTTCGTTTACTCGCGTTGCCCGGGGTATCTTTAAAAGGGCTCTTTTCACGCTTATTCCAGCGAAATGCACCTGCTACTATTCTGAAATTCCTGGATCATGAAACCTCGTGTTGGGAAGAATTACGTATCTTCACAACTCTACACAAACGGGCTTTTGCAACAGAAATATTCAAGAAATTGAAAGGACAAATTTCATCCACAGCGAAAAGTTTTTAG
- a CDS encoding MarR family winged helix-turn-helix transcriptional regulator has protein sequence MDYTFLKDLIVLAEEYERSTGKEPKTNDFIAWLQTRELPPVPFHDTPLTKEGYGDAHTPGLISKLIVYMYRYAKLYIKRALEGSPLQSMDEFGYMVSLLQYEPMNKTALIQQNRHEKPTGMEIIKRLVKLGYMEETIHKEDKRSKALRVSVKGRELLAGLYGNMDKISRLILGDLSPLEQYRLVVTLQRLDDYHHPIFMDNLSRLDDLLE, from the coding sequence TTGGATTATACATTCCTGAAAGACCTGATCGTTCTCGCTGAAGAATATGAACGATCGACGGGTAAGGAGCCAAAAACAAATGACTTCATTGCCTGGTTACAAACAAGGGAACTACCGCCGGTCCCTTTTCACGACACACCGCTTACAAAAGAAGGATATGGCGATGCACATACGCCTGGACTGATCAGTAAACTGATCGTTTATATGTACCGTTATGCCAAACTGTATATAAAGAGAGCACTGGAAGGATCTCCCCTTCAGTCGATGGACGAATTCGGATACATGGTTTCCCTGCTGCAATATGAACCTATGAACAAAACAGCGTTGATACAGCAGAACAGGCATGAAAAGCCCACCGGTATGGAGATTATCAAAAGGCTGGTAAAACTGGGCTATATGGAAGAAACCATACATAAAGAAGATAAACGCAGCAAGGCGCTGCGCGTAAGCGTAAAAGGCAGGGAATTGCTGGCTGGCCTGTACGGCAATATGGATAAGATCTCCCGGCTGATACTGGGCGACCTCAGTCCCCTGGAACAGTATCGGCTGGTAGTGACCTTACAACGGCTGGACGACTATCACCATCCTATCTTTATGGATAATCTTTCCAGACTGGATGATCTACTGGAATAA